Proteins encoded together in one Centropristis striata isolate RG_2023a ecotype Rhode Island chromosome 6, C.striata_1.0, whole genome shotgun sequence window:
- the man2c1 gene encoding alpha-mannosidase 2C1 → MYRQPVLKNRRTLLERAEKFISEIYFTDCNLRGRLYGDSCPLESLCSFLSSKRITFTEASKQTFAPYKVGDTFGPTWWTCWFKLTLKIPESWRGKEVHLRWESDGESMVWRDGQPVQGLTKEGEKTSYILSDSLKDEEPHSVSLYVEMACNGLFGAGQGSMIAAPDPNRKFSVQKAELVVFNRDVQELLTDFEMLIDIVKELGEGEQRGYQALFTVNEMVNLCDPSDPASFTKAHGLAHTFFSQRNGESQHTVHAMGHCHIDSAWLWPYEETIRKCGRSWVTVIRLMEKNPEFVFTCSQAQQFQWVKSWYPGLFSQIQHYVKKGQFIPVGGTWVEMDGNLPSGESMVRQFLEGQRFFKREFGIHCNEFWLPDTFGYSAQLPQIMQGSGISNFLTQKLSWNLVNTFPHNTFFWEGLDGSKVLTHFPPGNSYEMKGKVEDLVKTVKNNKDKGRANHSAALFGFGDGGGGPTQLMLDRLDRVQDTDGLPKVQTSSPDKLFSQLQADSDLLCTWTGELFLELHNGTYTTQALIKRGNRQCETLLHDIEIASSLALCRDSTFQYPVEKLQELWRLLLLNQFHDVIPGSCIEMVVEDALRYYEDIRSGGAALLHDACGILGSKGNSTGVFNSLPWERQEVMQIQDSAGKPALALVRVPSIGLSPVKDTQPVAPVSVTVQDDGTILMENGILQTVVNKDGTLASLRLISANREAISDGCHANQFVMFDDVPLYWDAWDVMDYHLQTRKPVLEVEQPLRVVSSGGLRGCVSITLRISDKSTITQEIVMDAMCPYMKFNTEVKWAESHKFLKVEFPVRVHTPNATYEIQFGHLQRPTHRNTSWDWARFEVWGHKWADLSEHNFGVALLNDCKYGYSVHKNTMTLSLLRAPKAPDANADMGTHHFTYAIMPHSGSFQDASVIQCAYNLNFPLRSVQCTPDTEPWSAFSVSCEAVILETIKQAEDRKGALVVRLYESHGSSVTATLCTTLPLREAWHCDLLESKDPSRPAHITSEGIILNFGPFQIVSLILIF, encoded by the exons ATGTATCGGCAGCCTGTGCTGAAGAACAGGCGCACTCTCCTCGAGAGAGCAGAGAAGTTTATCTCTGAGATTTATTTCACAGACTGTAACCTGAGAGGACG ACTCTATGGAGACTCTTGTCCTCTGGAGTCTCTCTGCTCCTTCCTGTCCTCTAAACGGATCACATTCACAGAAGCCTCCAAGCAGACCTTTGCACCATATAAAGTGGGCGACACCTTTGGACCCAC GTGGTGGACCTGCTGGTTTAAGTTGACCCTGAAAATCCCCGAGTCCTGGAGAGGGAAAGAGGTTCATCTTCGGTGGGAAAGTGATGGAGAATCGATGGTTTGGAGAGATGGACAGCCAGTTCAG GGCCTCACTAAGGAGGGGGAGAAGACGAGTTACATCCTGTCTGACAGTTTGAAAGATGAGGAGCCACACAG TGTCAGCCTTTATGTAGAGATGGCCTGTAATGGGCTTTTTGGAGCAGGTCAAGGCTCCATGATTGCAGCTCCAGATCCAAACAGGAAGTTTTCTGTACAGAAGGCTGAGCTGGTGGTGTTTAACCGTGATGTACAAGAGCTGCTGACAGACTTTGAGATGCTTATTGACATTGTGAAG GAACTTGGAGAGGGAGAGCAACGAGGCTACCAGGCACTCTTCACTGTCAATGAGATGGTGAACCTCTGTGACCCCTCTGATCCCGCCTCTTTCACCAAAGCTCACGGTCTGGCTCACACATTCTTCAGCCAACGGAACGGAGAAAGCCAACACACTGTCCATGCGATGGGTCACTGCCACATAGACTCAG CCTGGCTGTGGCCCTATGAAGAGACCATTCGCAAATGTGGGCGAAGCTGGGTGACTGTGATCCGTTTAATGGAGAAGAACCCTGAATTTGTATTTACTTGCTCCCAG GCTCAGCAGTTCCAGTGGGTAAAGAGCTGGTACCCCGGACTCTTCTCCCAGATTCAGCATTACGTTAAAAAAGGCCAGTTCATTCCAGTTGGAGGAACGTGGGTAGAAATG GATGGCAATCTGCCCTCAGGTGAGTCCATGGTCCGCCAGTTCTTGGAAGGCCAGCGCTTCTTTAAACGCGAGTTTGGGATCCATTGCAATGAG TTCTGGCTTCCAGATACATTTGGCTACTCTGCCCAACTTCCTCAGATAATGCAGGGCTCGGGCATTTCCAATTTCTTGACACAAAAGCTTAGCTGGAACCTGGTCAACACCTTTCCT CACAACACATTTTTCTGGGAAGGTCTTGATGGCTCCAAGGTTTTAACTCACTTCCCACCAGGAAATTCCTATGAAATGAAGGGCAAGGTTGAAGAC CTGGTGAAAACTGTGAAGAATAACAAGGATAAAGGCAGAGCTAACCACAGTGCAGCACTGTTTGGTTtcggtgatggtggtggtggaccCACACAGCTGATGCTAGACAGACTGGACCGGGTCCAGGATACAGATGGACTTCCCAA GGTCCAGACGTCCAGCCCGGACAAGCTTTTCTCTCAGCTTCAGGCTGACTCTGATCTGCTTTGTACTTGGACCGGAGAGCTCTTCCTGGAGCTACACAATGGCACCTACACCACGCAGGCTCTG ATTAAACGAGGGAACCGGCAGTGTGAGACGCTGCTTCATGACATTGAGATAGCCAGCAGCTTGGCGCTGTGTCGAGACAGCACTTTTCAGTATCCTGTGGAAAAACTGCAGGAGCTCTGGAG GCTGCTTCTCCTAAACCAATTCCATGACGTGATTCCCGGCAGCTGTATCGAGATGGTCGTGGAGGATGCACTCAGGTATTATGAAG ATATCCGCAGTGGTGGTGCTGCACTGCTGCATGACGCTTGTGGAATCCTCGGGTCAAAAGGAAACTCCACTGGTGTTTTCAACTCTCTGCCTTGGGAGCGCCAGGAAGTCATGCAGATTCAAGACAGTGCTGGTAAACCTGCTCTGG CTCTTGTGAGAGTTCCCAGCATCGGTTTGTCCCCTGTCAAAGACACGCAGCCTGTGGCTCCAGTCTCTGTCACTGTTCAA GATGACGGTACTATCCTCATGGAGAACGGGATTTTACAGACTGTTGTAAACAAAGATGGCACTTTGGCGTCGCTGCGTTTGATCAGTGCTAACAG AGAAGCCATCTCTGACGGCTGTCATGCGAACCAGTTTGTCATGTTTGATGATGTCCCTCTGTACTGGGATGCTTGGGATGTAATGGACTACCATCTGCAGACAAG GAAGCCCGTTCTGGAGGTGGAGCAGCCTCTTCGTGTGGTGTCCTCAGGTGGGCTCCGCGGCTGTGTCAGCATCACTCTAAGGATCAGTGATAAGAGCACTATCACACAGGAGATTGTCATGGACGCCATGTGTCCTTACATGAAATTCAACACAGAG GTGAAGTGGGCAGAGTCACACAAGTTTCTGAAGGTGGAGTTCCCCGTGCGAGTCCACACCCCCAATGCAACATATGAGATCCAGTTTGGTCATCTACAGAGACCCACACACAGGAACACTTCATGGGACTGGGCCAGGTTTGAG GTTTGGGGTCACAAATGGGCTGATTTGTCGGAGCACAACTTTGGGGTTGCACTGCTAAATGACTGCAAATACGGCTATTCAGTCCACAAGAACACTATGACGCTGTCCCT ACTGAGAGCACCTAAAGCACCGGATGCCAATGCTGACATGGGGACTCATCATTTCACTTATGCTATCATGCCACACTCAG GATCCTTCCAAGACGCCTCAGTCATCCAGTGTGCATACAACCTCAACTTCCCTTTGAGGTCAGTCCAGTGCACTCCTGACACTGAGCCCTGGAGTGCCTTTTCCGTCAGCTGTGAAGCAGTCATTCTTGAGACCATTAAACAG GCTGAAGACAGGAAGGGGGCACTCGTAGTCCGACTGTATGAGTCACATGGAAGCAGCGTGACTGCAACTCTCTGCACCACCCTTCCGCTCAGGGAAGCCTGGCA TTGTGATCTCCTGGAGAGCAAAGACCCCTCCCGGCCGGCACACATAACGTCAGAGGGAATCATTTTGAACTTCGGCCCCTTTCAAATTGTGTCTCTTATTCTCATCTTTTAA
- the ca12 gene encoding carbonic anhydrase 12: MHFLSFTHIVFIQLALPAVLHGAKWTYSGPEGEHHWPKHYPYCGGSFQSPIDIKSELLRFDPTLRPIEIQNYNLSPTEQLTLGNNGHSVQISLPSKMYISSLPHRYTAAQLHFHWGSSSRPAGSEHMVNSRQYAAEMHVVHFNSDKYPNMSMAVDKSDGLAVLGVLIEVGEFNPAFEHFLRFINGIKYRDQRVQVPGFNIRALLPARLDEYFRYDGSLTTPPCYPSVLWTLFRNHVTISRKQFLALSTTLYSTHAQDSAPMPLNGNFRKLQLTDSRVVLVSFKEGRGLQGTLTVTSPLTRKQIVQQLLVGDLADLADEGLYKLLPSGSEKLHAGKKKDLKNQQTVAKSKQQMLSPSLWKKSQTNRSVGKLWLAEDALCYVSLEHRVFHQLKQSHAENQLVQALRDVTFPELNLKSYLDCKSDLALPTIRHLLRGRPTDEAFELDRSLTKALMNKKHITPAIKKSVPVTNYGGFSPATVSRKPHSQGYPHPWLLPMEWED, translated from the exons ATGCACTTTCTGAGCTTCACACACATCGTTTTCATACAGCTGGCTCTCCCCGCTGTACTGCATG gTGCCAAATGGACATACAGTG GGCCAGAAGGAGAGCACCACTGGCCCAAGCACTATCCATATTGTGGCGGATCTTTCCAGTCTCCAATAGACATCAAGTCAGAGCTGCTAAGGTTCGACCCGACTTTGCGCCCAATTGAGATTCAAAACTACAACCTGTCGCCCACGGAGCAGCTTACACTTGGAAATAATGGACACTCAG TGCAAATATCACTGCCCTCTAAGATGTACATCTCCAGCCTGCCTCATCGTTACACTGCTGCTCAACTTCATTTCCACTGGGGCTCCTCCAGCAGGCCTGCAGGCTCTGAACACATGGTGAACAGTAGGCAGTACGCAGCAGAG atgCATGTAGTGCACTTCAATTCGGACAAGTATCCCAATATGTCCATGGCTGTAGACAAATCTGACGGCCTGGCTGTGCTGGGTGTCCTGATTGAG GTTGGAGAGTTCAATCCAGCCTTTGAACACTTTCTGAGGTTCATCAATGGTATTAAATACAGAG ATCAGAGAGTGCAGGTGCCCGGTTTCAACATCAGAGCACTGCTGCCTGCCCGTTTGGATGAGTATTTCCGCTACGACGGGTCACTGACGACTCCTCCGTGCTATCCCAGTGTCCTGTGGACATTGTTCAGGAATCATGTCACAATATCTCGCAAACAG TTTCTGGCCCTGTCAACAACCCTTTACTCCACCCATGCCCAGGACTCAGCCCCCATGCCTCTGAATGGCAACTTCAGGAAGCTGCAGCTCACTGACAGCAGAGTTGTGCTGGTATCTTTTAAGGAGG GCAGAGGACTGCAAGGTACTCTCACAGTCACATCTCCACTCACAAGGAAGCAAATCGTTCAGCAGCTGCTGGTCGGTGACCTAGCAGACCTGGCTGATGAAGGGCTCTATAAACTTCTACCAAGTGGTTCGGAGAAGCTCCATGCTGGCAAGAAGAAAGACCTCAAGAACCAGCAGACTGTGGCCAAATCCAAACAACAAATGCTGAGTCCATCCCTGTGGAAGAAGAGCCAGACCAACCGCTCTGTGGGAAAGTTATGGCTGGCTGAAGACGCGCTGTGCTATGTCTCACTGGAGCACAGAGTTTTCCATCAGCTCAAACAGTCTCACGCTGAGAACCAGCTGGTGCAGGCTCTCAGAGATGTAACTTTCCCTGAGCTCAACCTCAAGAGCTACCTGGACTGTAAGTCAGACTTAGCCCTTCCCACCATCAGACATCTTCTCCGTGGACGGCCAACTGATGAGGCTTTCGAGTTAGATCGCTCCCTGACAAAAGCCTTAATGAATAAGAAGCACATCACCCCAGCAATTAAGAAGAGTGTGCCAGTAACAAACTATGGCGGTTTCTCCCCTGCTACTGTTTCTAGGAAACCACACAGCCAGGGTTATCCACATCCTTGGCTTCTGCCAATGGAGTGGGAAGACTAG
- the si:dkeyp-73b11.8 gene encoding BPTI/Kunitz domain-containing protein has protein sequence MKYLLFLGIAFAAFCTSYSARQGFCELPHEEGEGTTFTFALYYDPIKDICNPFLYKGQGGNANRFENERECIRNCSDNAEKIYPLDASLACHFKKAIGGCSGGFLRYYYDSVHDKCKKFLWSGCIGNGNRFFDQGSCNATCSGIHDDGDEEEEYESDTPIAIICGVLLALIVLTIFITVIALTVQSKKKKPKKKAAGKSKDPQPDTALQDRGIEMA, from the exons ATGAAGTACCTGTTGTTTTTGGGGATTGCATTTGCTGCATTCTGCACCAGCTATTCGGCCCGTCAAG GTTTCTGTGAACTGCCGCATGAGGAAGGCGAAGGCACCACCTTCACCTTTGCTTTGTATTATGACCCCATTAAAGACATCTGCAATCCTTTCCTCTACAAAGGCCAAGGAGGGAACGCCAACCGCTTTGAAAATGAAAGAGAGTGCATAAGAAACTGCTCTGACAATGCAGAGAAAATCTACCCCTTGGATG CGTCCCTAGCTTGCCACTTCAAAAAGGCCATAGGTGGATGCAGTGGTGGGTTTCTGAGATACTACTACGATTCTGTCCATGACAAATGCAAAAAATTCCTTTGGTCCGGATGCATTGGAAACGGAAACAGGTTTTTCGACCAGGGCAGCTGCAACGCCACCTGTAGTGGCATCCACG ATGACGGTGACGAAGAAGAGGAGTACGAGTCAGACACTCCTATTG CAATCATCTGTGGAGTTCTGCTTGCTCTCATTGTTCTCACCATCTTCATAACTGTGATTGCCTTGACCGTTCAGTCAAA GAAAAAGAAACCCAAGAAGAAGGCAGCAGGGAAAAGTAAAGACCCCCAGCCCGACACAGCTCTTCAGGATAGAGGGATTGAAATGGCATAG